Proteins found in one Actinokineospora alba genomic segment:
- a CDS encoding MauE/DoxX family redox-associated membrane protein, whose amino-acid sequence MGTLLRLGLAAVWLVSGWIKVSDPNQTFIAVQAYDLLPSAMVSVVAAAMPFLELALGVLLLAGLGTRLSAVLSTLVLLAFIGAVAQSWARGLSIDCGCFGGGGPVAEGQTKYPQEIARDIGFLALAVWLAIRPRTWFSVDGRFGARSSVEETS is encoded by the coding sequence ATCGGCACTTTGCTCCGACTCGGGCTGGCCGCGGTGTGGCTGGTCTCCGGCTGGATCAAGGTCAGTGATCCCAACCAGACATTCATCGCGGTTCAGGCATATGACCTGCTGCCCAGCGCAATGGTGAGTGTCGTCGCCGCGGCGATGCCGTTCCTCGAGCTCGCGCTCGGCGTGCTGCTGCTCGCCGGGCTCGGCACGCGGCTCTCGGCGGTGTTGTCGACGCTGGTGCTGCTGGCGTTCATCGGCGCCGTGGCGCAGTCGTGGGCGCGGGGGCTGAGCATCGACTGCGGCTGCTTCGGCGGCGGCGGTCCGGTGGCCGAGGGGCAGACGAAGTACCCGCAGGAGATCGCCCGGGACATCGGGTTCCTGGCGTTGGCGGTGTGGCTGGCGATCCGGCCCAGGACGTGGTTCTCCGTCGACGGCCGGTTCGGCGCGCGGAGCAGTGTCGAAGAGACGAGTTAG
- a CDS encoding DUF2127 domain-containing protein encodes MSSQTRTRSALISLTVMVKSLDGAIQVLAALLLAAVPPAVISGIANAVITRDLLGDHTGAIADDLTRAAEGGRTFAVVFLLLHGVVKLGLAYALHRRAVRLYPLACLLMSALVIYESIRAVRTGSLGLVVFALLDTAVVVVVAREFWKAQQH; translated from the coding sequence GTGAGCAGCCAGACGCGTACCAGGTCCGCCCTGATCAGCCTGACGGTGATGGTCAAGAGCCTCGACGGCGCCATTCAGGTGCTCGCGGCGCTGCTGCTGGCGGCTGTCCCGCCCGCGGTGATCAGCGGCATCGCCAACGCGGTGATCACTCGCGACCTCCTCGGCGACCACACCGGCGCCATCGCCGACGACCTCACCCGCGCCGCTGAGGGCGGCCGGACCTTCGCCGTCGTATTCCTGCTGCTGCACGGCGTTGTGAAACTCGGCCTCGCCTACGCGCTGCATCGCCGCGCGGTCCGGCTATACCCGCTGGCGTGCCTGCTCATGAGCGCCTTGGTCATCTATGAATCCATCCGTGCCGTGCGCACGGGTTCACTGGGCCTGGTTGTGTTCGCACTGTTGGACACCGCGGTGGTCGTGGTGGTGGCGCGCGAGTTCTGGAAGGCACAGCAGCACTGA
- a CDS encoding DsbA family protein produces MGGAERSARKRKQQGSAPAAGAKAVAAARNSGGDRSKVILAVVAVLVIAGAVIGGVIYTNNQKNVTKDKAIAVQTVQLDVPVKRDGGVVEVGKDGAKATLDIYEDFLCPACASFEEGFGPKIEEKVKDGTLKVRFHMLNLLNNRSDPEGYSTDSANAALLAADEGKFLSFHKSLFKDQPAEGARGWTKDQLIELGKAVGVTSQAFVDGVRSGKYDALVTEEYQKARADEALQQEFNGQKGFGTPTMASGGKAIDTEDPNWLTKLTG; encoded by the coding sequence GTGGGTGGAGCGGAGCGCAGCGCTCGCAAGCGCAAGCAGCAGGGGAGCGCCCCGGCGGCGGGCGCCAAGGCGGTCGCGGCGGCGAGGAACAGCGGCGGGGACCGGAGCAAGGTCATCCTCGCGGTGGTGGCCGTGCTGGTGATCGCGGGCGCGGTCATCGGCGGGGTGATCTACACGAACAACCAGAAGAACGTCACCAAGGACAAGGCGATCGCCGTCCAGACGGTCCAGCTCGACGTCCCGGTGAAGCGCGACGGCGGGGTCGTGGAGGTCGGCAAGGACGGGGCCAAGGCCACCCTCGACATCTACGAGGACTTCCTCTGCCCGGCGTGCGCGTCGTTCGAGGAAGGCTTCGGGCCCAAGATCGAGGAAAAGGTCAAGGACGGCACCCTCAAGGTCCGCTTCCACATGCTCAACCTGCTGAACAACCGGTCCGACCCGGAGGGCTACTCCACCGACTCGGCCAACGCCGCGCTGCTCGCCGCCGACGAGGGCAAGTTCCTCTCGTTCCACAAGAGCCTGTTCAAAGACCAGCCCGCCGAGGGCGCCCGCGGGTGGACCAAGGACCAGCTGATCGAGCTGGGCAAGGCCGTGGGTGTCACCTCGCAGGCGTTCGTCGACGGCGTCCGCTCGGGCAAGTACGACGCGCTGGTCACCGAGGAGTACCAGAAGGCGCGCGCCGACGAGGCCCTGCAACAGGAGTTCAACGGTCAGAAGGGCTTCGGCACCCCGACCATGGCCTCCGGCGGCAAGGCGATCGACACCGAAGACCCGAACTGGCTGACGAAGCTGACCGGCTGA
- the hrpB gene encoding ATP-dependent helicase HrpB: MATLPDLPVRAALPEITRLVDLHGTAVLVAPPGTGKTTLVPLALAESGGTVVVAEPRRLAARAAAARMAALLGEPVGRTVGYAVRGDRKTSKDTRIEVVTSGLLVRRLQSDPELSGVDTVLLDECHERHLDADLLLALLLDARDGLRPDLRLLATSATVAEEKLAALLGDAPVIRVDARTFPVDYRYMPPLRGERVEACVARAVRTALSEVDGDVLVFLPGAAEIRRVAGALAGIDADVLPLHGRLATAEQDAALKPGPRRRVVLSTAVAESSLTVPGVRVVVDAGQSRVSRVDHRRGMAGLITVRVSAAVADQRAGRAGREAPGRVYRCWPEHEHATLPRYPEPEIRNADLTRLALELACWGTPDGSGLRWWDAPPAGPLAAAQETLRALGALDGETVTARGTAIARLGLHPRIARALLDGAAKFGGREAAEVVAVLDDDTLAASTDIDSSLRALRDGSPKSQRWRREATRLARLVEGKSTGRVDPALIIALAHPERLARRRGKDSAVYLMAGGTAVELPPGSGLGDPEWLAVAVADRVPGSAHGRVRLAARADEELAVSAAPALVSTVDEVVWVDDVVARRIRRLGAIVLHERPLPKPPAQDVRAAIREGLRKHGLGLVRFDERALSLRARLDLLHRTLGDPWPAVDDNALLAAAETWIGNARNRADLGRVDMTAALRTLLPWPAAARLEELVPERIEVPSGSKVRVDYSGDQPALPVKVQEVFGWTESPTVVDGRVPVVLRLLSPAGRPTAVTGDLAGFWTTGYPQVRAELRGRYPKHRWPEDPTTAPPTRHSIQRKESR, encoded by the coding sequence ATGGCCACGCTGCCGGACCTGCCCGTGCGCGCCGCCCTGCCGGAGATCACCCGATTGGTTGATCTTCACGGCACGGCGGTGCTTGTCGCGCCACCGGGGACCGGGAAGACGACCCTGGTGCCGCTCGCCCTGGCCGAGTCGGGCGGCACGGTGGTCGTCGCCGAGCCGCGCAGGCTGGCCGCGCGGGCCGCCGCCGCGCGGATGGCGGCCCTGCTGGGCGAGCCGGTGGGCCGCACGGTGGGCTACGCGGTGCGCGGCGACCGGAAGACGTCGAAGGACACCCGCATCGAGGTCGTCACCTCGGGGCTTCTGGTGCGGCGCTTGCAGTCCGACCCCGAACTGTCCGGTGTGGACACAGTGCTGCTCGACGAGTGCCACGAGCGCCACCTCGACGCCGACCTGCTCCTGGCGCTGCTGCTGGACGCGCGCGACGGGCTGCGGCCGGACCTGCGGCTGCTGGCGACAAGCGCGACGGTCGCCGAGGAGAAGCTGGCGGCCCTGCTCGGCGACGCCCCCGTCATCCGGGTGGACGCGCGCACGTTCCCCGTGGACTACCGGTATATGCCGCCGCTACGCGGGGAGCGCGTCGAGGCGTGCGTGGCGCGGGCGGTGCGCACGGCGTTGTCCGAAGTGGATGGTGACGTGCTGGTGTTCCTGCCCGGCGCGGCGGAGATCCGCCGGGTCGCGGGCGCACTCGCGGGCATCGACGCCGACGTCCTCCCGCTGCACGGCAGGCTGGCCACCGCCGAGCAGGACGCGGCCCTCAAGCCGGGTCCGCGGCGCCGCGTCGTGTTGTCGACGGCGGTCGCGGAGTCGAGTCTCACGGTGCCCGGGGTGCGCGTGGTGGTCGACGCCGGGCAGTCCCGGGTGTCGCGGGTCGACCATCGGCGCGGAATGGCGGGCCTGATCACCGTGCGGGTGTCCGCGGCGGTGGCCGACCAGCGGGCCGGGCGCGCGGGCCGGGAGGCACCCGGGCGGGTGTACCGGTGCTGGCCGGAACATGAGCACGCGACACTGCCGCGCTACCCGGAGCCGGAGATCCGCAACGCCGACCTGACCCGGCTGGCCTTGGAACTGGCGTGCTGGGGCACGCCGGACGGGAGCGGTCTGCGCTGGTGGGACGCGCCGCCCGCGGGTCCGCTGGCGGCGGCGCAGGAAACGTTGCGCGCGTTGGGTGCCCTGGACGGGGAGACTGTGACCGCCCGTGGCACGGCGATCGCGCGGCTCGGTCTGCACCCGAGGATCGCGCGGGCGCTCTTGGACGGCGCGGCCAAGTTCGGTGGGCGGGAAGCCGCGGAAGTGGTGGCGGTGCTCGATGACGACACGCTCGCGGCGAGCACCGACATCGACAGCAGCCTGCGCGCGCTGCGCGACGGGTCGCCCAAGTCGCAGCGCTGGCGCCGGGAGGCGACCCGGCTCGCCCGGCTGGTGGAGGGCAAGTCGACCGGCCGGGTGGACCCGGCGCTGATCATCGCCTTGGCGCATCCCGAACGCCTGGCACGCAGGCGAGGCAAGGATTCGGCCGTCTACCTGATGGCGGGCGGCACGGCCGTGGAGTTGCCGCCGGGCAGTGGGCTCGGCGACCCGGAGTGGCTCGCCGTCGCGGTGGCCGACCGGGTGCCGGGCAGCGCGCACGGCCGCGTCCGGCTCGCCGCTCGGGCCGATGAGGAACTCGCGGTCAGCGCGGCCCCGGCGTTGGTGTCCACTGTGGACGAGGTGGTGTGGGTCGATGACGTGGTGGCGCGGCGGATCCGCAGGCTGGGCGCGATCGTGCTGCACGAGCGGCCCTTGCCGAAGCCGCCCGCGCAGGACGTGCGCGCGGCCATCCGGGAAGGACTGCGCAAACACGGGCTCGGCCTGGTCCGCTTCGACGAGCGGGCCCTCTCCTTGCGCGCCCGGCTCGACCTGCTGCACCGGACCCTGGGCGACCCGTGGCCCGCAGTGGACGACAACGCCCTGCTGGCCGCCGCCGAGACCTGGATCGGCAACGCCCGAAACCGCGCCGACCTGGGCCGCGTCGACATGACCGCCGCGTTGCGGACGCTGCTGCCCTGGCCCGCGGCGGCCCGACTGGAGGAGCTGGTGCCGGAACGGATCGAGGTGCCGTCGGGGTCCAAGGTCCGGGTCGACTACAGCGGCGACCAGCCCGCGCTTCCGGTGAAGGTGCAGGAGGTGTTCGGCTGGACCGAGAGCCCGACCGTGGTCGACGGCCGGGTGCCCGTCGTCCTGCGGCTGCTCTCGCCCGCGGGCAGGCCGACGGCGGTGACGGGTGACCTCGCCGGGTTCTGGACGACCGGCTACCCGCAGGTGCGCGCGGAATTGCGGGGGCGGTATCCGAAGCACCGCTGGCCGGAGGACCCGACAACCGCTCCCCCGACGCGACACAGCATCCAGCGAAAGGAGTCCCGGTGA
- a CDS encoding helix-turn-helix transcriptional regulator encodes MPRVIGRATELTRVDAALDDVAAGRGAVLLIAGPAGIGKTRLVDCLVTRAAERAIAATRGNCVPDEGAPALWPWWQALADRPELAARLDLDINGGPELSVAARLRAFDSLLRELSGPARVIVLEDLHWADESTLTLLRLAVGRPGLLVAATYRDDEQGPALRAAVDHLRRDASTVLLTLGPWGDAEVAEFVAGQADPSWAGLLRRVSGGNPLFAGELLTALTSAGLDRSPATARWPLGVPEQLRGIVAARLDALPPAAARVARACAVVGVDSSAEEIAVLVGEPPDSVRAAVDDARGLLRQDGRIAFGHILVRDAVYDCVSISDRLRWHRKLADAVESGVVPGESVTHRLRSITDAESRSAAIRACRDAAGKALSRLAYDRAAELYDAAATVLAPDDPARVDLLLDAAEMWYQAGHIDAAVGRCEEVAALDPPPDRLVRAALTVRGINGAVSSRLVLLCDRALPGADDAGRARVLAQRALALADAVHQDQAEAPSREALELAERTGDPLALADALRARQQVLSGPWHVAERLELARRMLALGSDAPPDGELWARLWRIDAALQLGSMAALDDELALLKLYADRLGLPNAHWHHRRMSAVRSLLLGAFDLAEAQADQAVAVAGELPGAAAAGLDIAFRTELRLMQGRAEEMFGPVAELVARAPMMVVYGQVGKFLQDAGDSDGALALFERLRPRLPTLPREGRWLPTVTSAAELAADFGDLDTAARCYDELLPMAQYFLAAGSGTVVCLGSMSRPLGRVAAALGRRDDAIRHFENAIAMDGRIGALPYRARGEVGLAEVLAGGGQADLARAGKLARQAAVTARRLGMPPTVARADAVLTEVRRAQHDAVPLTAREREVLALLAVGAPNRTIADKLVLSERTVETHVSNVLGKLGVANRAQAATWAVENGYGTT; translated from the coding sequence ATGCCGCGAGTGATCGGTCGCGCGACCGAGCTGACCAGGGTGGACGCCGCGCTCGACGACGTCGCGGCGGGCCGGGGCGCGGTGCTGCTCATCGCAGGTCCGGCGGGGATCGGCAAGACCCGGCTGGTCGACTGCCTGGTCACCCGGGCGGCGGAGCGCGCCATCGCGGCGACGCGGGGCAACTGCGTGCCCGACGAGGGCGCACCCGCGCTCTGGCCCTGGTGGCAAGCGCTTGCGGACCGGCCGGAGCTGGCCGCCCGACTCGATCTCGACATCAACGGCGGTCCCGAGCTGTCGGTCGCGGCCAGGCTGCGCGCGTTCGACTCGCTGCTGCGCGAACTGTCCGGGCCGGCCCGGGTGATCGTGCTGGAGGACCTGCACTGGGCCGACGAGTCGACGCTGACCCTGCTGCGGCTGGCCGTGGGCAGGCCCGGGCTGCTGGTGGCCGCGACCTACCGCGACGACGAACAAGGTCCGGCCTTGCGGGCTGCTGTCGACCACCTGCGCCGCGACGCCTCGACCGTCCTGCTCACGCTCGGCCCGTGGGGCGACGCCGAGGTCGCCGAGTTCGTCGCCGGACAGGCCGATCCATCGTGGGCCGGGCTGCTGCGTCGGGTGTCGGGCGGAAACCCGCTGTTCGCCGGTGAGCTGCTGACCGCGCTCACCTCCGCGGGCCTCGACCGGTCGCCCGCGACGGCGCGGTGGCCGCTCGGCGTTCCGGAGCAGCTGCGCGGGATCGTCGCCGCCCGGCTCGACGCGCTGCCCCCGGCCGCCGCCCGGGTGGCGCGGGCGTGCGCGGTCGTCGGCGTGGACAGCTCCGCGGAGGAGATCGCCGTGCTGGTCGGCGAACCGCCCGACTCGGTGCGGGCCGCCGTCGACGACGCGCGTGGCCTGCTGCGGCAGGACGGCCGGATCGCGTTCGGCCACATCCTCGTCCGGGACGCGGTCTACGACTGTGTGTCCATATCGGACCGTCTGCGGTGGCACCGAAAGCTCGCCGACGCCGTCGAATCCGGTGTCGTGCCCGGCGAGTCGGTCACCCACCGGCTCAGGTCCATCACCGACGCCGAGAGCCGGTCGGCGGCCATCCGTGCGTGTCGGGATGCCGCGGGAAAAGCGTTGTCCCGCTTGGCATATGACCGCGCGGCGGAGCTGTACGACGCGGCGGCGACCGTGCTCGCGCCGGACGACCCCGCCCGCGTCGACCTGCTGCTCGACGCCGCCGAGATGTGGTATCAGGCGGGCCACATCGACGCCGCGGTCGGCCGCTGCGAGGAGGTGGCGGCGCTCGATCCGCCACCAGACCGGCTCGTGCGCGCGGCACTCACGGTGCGCGGCATCAACGGGGCGGTGTCGAGCAGGCTGGTCCTGCTCTGCGACCGCGCGCTCCCAGGAGCCGACGACGCGGGCCGCGCCCGTGTCCTCGCCCAACGCGCGCTCGCCCTCGCCGACGCGGTGCACCAGGACCAAGCCGAGGCGCCCAGCCGTGAGGCGCTCGAACTAGCCGAGCGCACGGGTGATCCGCTCGCCCTGGCCGACGCTTTGCGCGCGCGCCAACAAGTCCTGAGTGGACCATGGCACGTCGCCGAGCGGCTCGAGCTGGCCCGCCGGATGCTCGCGCTCGGGTCGGACGCGCCGCCGGACGGCGAGCTGTGGGCCCGGCTGTGGCGCATCGACGCCGCGCTGCAACTCGGTTCCATGGCCGCGCTCGACGACGAACTCGCGCTGCTCAAGCTCTACGCCGACCGGCTCGGCCTGCCCAACGCGCACTGGCACCACCGCCGGATGAGCGCGGTCCGCTCCTTGCTGCTGGGCGCGTTCGACCTCGCCGAAGCACAGGCCGACCAGGCGGTGGCGGTCGCCGGGGAGCTGCCCGGAGCTGCCGCGGCGGGCCTCGACATCGCGTTTCGGACCGAGCTGCGGCTGATGCAGGGGCGGGCCGAGGAGATGTTCGGTCCGGTCGCCGAACTGGTCGCCAGGGCGCCGATGATGGTGGTGTACGGCCAGGTGGGCAAGTTCCTCCAGGACGCAGGCGATTCCGATGGCGCGCTCGCGCTGTTCGAGCGGCTGCGCCCGCGGTTGCCGACGCTGCCGCGGGAGGGCCGGTGGCTGCCGACCGTCACCTCAGCGGCCGAGTTGGCCGCGGACTTCGGTGACCTCGACACCGCGGCCCGCTGCTACGACGAGCTCTTGCCGATGGCCCAGTACTTCCTGGCCGCCGGTTCGGGCACGGTCGTCTGCCTCGGGTCGATGTCGCGGCCGCTCGGCCGGGTCGCCGCCGCCCTCGGCCGCCGCGACGACGCGATCCGGCACTTCGAGAACGCGATCGCGATGGATGGCCGCATCGGCGCCCTGCCTTACCGGGCCAGGGGAGAAGTCGGGCTCGCCGAGGTGCTCGCGGGCGGCGGCCAGGCCGACCTCGCCCGTGCGGGCAAGCTCGCGCGGCAGGCCGCCGTGACCGCGCGCAGGCTGGGCATGCCGCCGACCGTCGCGCGGGCCGACGCCGTGCTCACCGAGGTCCGCCGCGCCCAGCATGACGCCGTGCCGCTGACCGCGCGGGAACGGGAAGTGCTCGCGCTGCTCGCCGTGGGGGCGCCGAACCGGACGATCGCCGACAAGCTGGTGCTCTCCGAGCGCACGGTCGAGACGCACGTTAGCAACGTGCTGGGCAAGCTCGGCGTGGCCAACCGGGCCCAGGCCGCGACCTGGGCCGTGGAGAACGGGTACGGAACCACGTAG
- a CDS encoding GNAT family N-acetyltransferase — MLAFLDEAVAWMVERGQSDQWGSEPWSAQPKRVARVRAMAESGLLWIAEVDGAPAGALVLGDPPEEIPPVDEPEVYIRFLITSRRLAGRGIGSDLLDFARAHTRALGIGLLRVDCWAGGGGRLVEYYVRNGFTPSAMFAVGDWPGQVLEQRVD, encoded by the coding sequence ATGCTCGCCTTCCTCGACGAGGCGGTGGCGTGGATGGTCGAGCGCGGCCAAAGCGACCAGTGGGGCAGTGAGCCGTGGTCGGCGCAGCCCAAACGGGTGGCACGGGTCCGGGCGATGGCCGAGAGCGGGCTGCTGTGGATCGCCGAGGTCGACGGCGCGCCCGCGGGTGCGCTGGTCCTGGGCGACCCCCCGGAGGAGATCCCGCCGGTCGACGAGCCGGAGGTCTACATCCGGTTCCTGATCACCTCCCGCAGGCTCGCGGGCCGCGGCATCGGGTCCGACCTGCTCGACTTCGCCCGCGCGCACACCCGTGCGCTTGGCATCGGCCTGCTGCGGGTCGACTGCTGGGCGGGCGGCGGGGGTCGGCTGGTCGAGTACTACGTGCGCAACGGTTTCACCCCGTCGGCCATGTTCGCGGTGGGCGACTGGCCGGGGCAGGTGCTTGAGCAAAGGGTCGATTGA
- a CDS encoding YceI family protein — MTAGVTPVAIELPESARYRLVPTRCSARFTVTKLGLFRVSGEFTVSSGAVSVADGVARVHAELDAASFRTAMSQRDKDIKSAKFLDVAVFPTLSYDGELVGDRIEGTLRVRDRLVPTDLALTVVHFGPDRVDATATARIDRFEAGLTKAKGIVGQFVDIALTVTLVRSEGERT, encoded by the coding sequence ATGACCGCCGGGGTGACGCCGGTCGCGATCGAGCTGCCGGAGTCGGCGCGGTACCGGCTGGTGCCGACCCGCTGCTCGGCTCGGTTCACGGTGACGAAGCTGGGGCTGTTCCGGGTCTCGGGCGAGTTCACGGTCAGCTCGGGCGCGGTCTCGGTGGCCGACGGCGTGGCGAGGGTGCACGCCGAGCTGGACGCGGCGAGCTTCCGGACCGCCATGTCCCAGCGGGACAAGGACATCAAGTCCGCGAAGTTCCTCGACGTCGCCGTGTTCCCGACGCTGTCCTACGACGGCGAGCTGGTCGGCGACCGGATCGAGGGAACGCTGCGGGTGCGGGACCGGTTGGTGCCGACGGACTTGGCGCTGACCGTCGTCCACTTCGGACCCGACCGGGTCGACGCCACCGCCACCGCCCGGATCGACCGGTTCGAAGCCGGTCTGACGAAGGCGAAGGGCATTGTCGGGCAGTTCGTCGATATCGCGCTGACGGTGACGTTGGTGCGTTCGGAAGGAGAGCGGACATGA
- a CDS encoding neutral/alkaline ceramidase, producing MRATRRSIIATTLAALAGALLVGGLPTAQAAPTTYLVGRGISDVTGPAAENGMMGYSKFDQKTTGIHQRQRSRAFVTVDQATGKRVAYVNADLGMIFRAVQEGVLGKLKSRYGDLYTQQNVLLSATHTHAGPGGYSHNLAYNLAILGFQKQTFDATVDGIVESVVKAHDDLKPGTISIGRGELTNASVNRSRVAFEQNPESDKAHFPDAIDPSMTVLRFKQGAADVGAISWFATHNTSMTNLNTLISPDNKGYAAYQWEHDQKGVRYLDNRPGFVAAFPNTNAGDMSPNLNLRPGSGPTEDEFENTRIIGERQNTKANEIFDGPQTPVSGGIDYRMRFVDLSAVTVDGRYTTDGQSRRTCPGVVGASTLAGSIEDGPALPLFSEGMVNPIAALLEPLDVEVPQWVKDCQYPKATAVPTGLVEATPNVLPLQIVKLGQLHLIAVPAEVTIVSGLRMRRTVAAELGVPLENVLIQGYANDFSQYVTTPEEYDKQQYEGGSTLFGRDTLPAYQQEFAKLAQSLRSGSALPPGATPTKPLLAELNLQTGVVFDDKGLFQSFGQVLTEPAAAYERGQTVTTKFVTGHPKNNLRRNGTYLEVQRETAGQWKRIADDGDWSTRYHWARVGLANSEATITWTIPPDVPPGRYRIVHHGDWKSGWTGAITPFTGTSRTFTVN from the coding sequence ATGCGGGCCACTCGCCGATCGATCATCGCCACCACGTTGGCCGCCCTCGCGGGCGCTCTACTGGTCGGCGGGCTGCCGACCGCGCAGGCCGCGCCGACGACGTACCTGGTCGGACGCGGTATCTCCGACGTGACCGGGCCCGCGGCCGAGAACGGCATGATGGGGTACTCGAAGTTCGACCAGAAGACGACGGGCATCCACCAGCGCCAGCGCTCCCGGGCGTTCGTCACCGTCGACCAGGCCACCGGCAAGCGCGTCGCCTACGTGAACGCCGACCTCGGCATGATCTTCCGCGCGGTCCAGGAAGGGGTGCTGGGCAAGCTGAAGTCCCGCTACGGCGACCTCTACACCCAGCAGAACGTGCTGCTCTCGGCCACGCACACGCACGCCGGTCCGGGTGGGTACTCGCACAACTTGGCGTACAACCTCGCCATCCTGGGCTTCCAGAAGCAGACCTTCGACGCGACCGTCGACGGCATTGTCGAGTCGGTGGTCAAGGCGCACGACGACCTCAAGCCCGGGACCATCAGCATCGGCCGGGGCGAGCTGACCAACGCGAGTGTGAACCGGTCGCGGGTGGCGTTCGAGCAGAACCCGGAGTCGGACAAAGCCCACTTCCCCGACGCGATCGACCCGTCGATGACGGTGCTGCGGTTCAAGCAGGGCGCGGCGGACGTCGGCGCGATCAGTTGGTTCGCCACCCACAACACGTCGATGACGAACCTGAACACGCTGATCAGCCCGGACAACAAGGGGTACGCGGCTTACCAGTGGGAGCACGACCAAAAGGGCGTGCGGTACCTGGACAACCGCCCAGGCTTCGTCGCCGCGTTCCCCAACACCAACGCCGGTGACATGTCGCCGAACCTGAACCTGCGGCCCGGCTCCGGGCCCACCGAGGACGAGTTCGAGAACACCCGGATCATCGGCGAACGCCAGAACACCAAGGCGAACGAGATCTTCGACGGCCCGCAGACCCCGGTCAGCGGCGGCATCGACTACCGGATGCGCTTCGTCGACCTGTCCGCGGTCACGGTCGACGGGCGCTACACGACCGACGGTCAGTCCCGCCGCACCTGCCCCGGCGTGGTCGGCGCGTCGACCCTCGCGGGCAGCATCGAGGACGGGCCGGCGCTGCCGTTGTTCAGCGAGGGCATGGTCAACCCGATCGCCGCCCTGCTGGAACCGCTGGACGTCGAGGTGCCGCAGTGGGTCAAGGACTGCCAGTACCCGAAGGCGACCGCCGTCCCCACGGGCCTGGTGGAGGCGACACCGAACGTGCTGCCGCTGCAGATCGTGAAGCTGGGGCAGCTCCACCTGATCGCCGTGCCCGCGGAGGTCACCATCGTCTCCGGCCTGCGGATGCGGCGCACGGTCGCGGCGGAACTGGGGGTGCCGCTGGAGAACGTGCTGATCCAGGGCTACGCCAACGACTTCAGCCAGTACGTCACGACGCCGGAGGAGTACGACAAGCAGCAGTACGAGGGCGGCTCCACCCTCTTCGGCCGTGACACCCTTCCCGCCTACCAGCAGGAGTTCGCCAAGCTGGCGCAGTCACTCCGCTCGGGCTCGGCACTGCCGCCGGGCGCGACCCCGACGAAGCCGCTCCTCGCCGAACTGAACCTGCAAACCGGTGTGGTGTTCGACGACAAGGGACTGTTCCAGAGCTTCGGGCAGGTGCTGACCGAGCCGGCGGCGGCCTACGAGCGCGGGCAGACCGTGACCACGAAGTTCGTGACCGGCCACCCGAAGAACAACCTCCGCCGCAACGGCACCTACCTGGAAGTCCAGCGCGAAACCGCGGGCCAGTGGAAACGCATCGCCGACGACGGCGACTGGTCGACCCGCTACCACTGGGCACGAGTCGGGTTGGCCAACTCGGAGGCGACGATCACTTGGACGATCCCGCCGGACGTGCCGCCGGGCCGCTACCGAATCGTCCACCACGGCGACTGGAAGAGCGGCTGGACCGGCGCGATCACCCCGTTCACGGGCACTTCGCGAACGTTCACGGTGAACTAG